A region from the Conexivisphaerales archaeon genome encodes:
- a CDS encoding transcription initiation factor IIB: MSYRRDPYASEPSGEKCPRCGRGPMVMDPSSGEMVCGYCGFVVKERIEETGPEWRAFSKEEKDDRSRTGIPMSLAMHDMGLATVIGPEDRDASGKSLSSSVRSAMDRLRTWDGRSQVHEPVDRNLRQAFSELDRLADKLSISDVVVERAAYIYRKALERGLVRGRSISALIAASVYAACRATETPRTLKDVTAASSVKKKDIARCYRLLLRELDIKMPIMDPIKNVSRIASKAGLTEKTKRKAVEILKKAIESRSSAGKDPMGLAAAALYVACVLEGESKTQKDIAEAAGVTEVTIRNRYKGLKTALKIQEPALSEAEQGQSM; this comes from the coding sequence GTGAGTTATAGAAGAGATCCTTATGCGTCGGAACCGAGCGGCGAAAAGTGTCCAAGATGCGGAAGGGGTCCGATGGTGATGGACCCATCGAGCGGAGAGATGGTCTGCGGCTACTGCGGGTTCGTAGTCAAAGAGAGGATAGAGGAGACTGGACCAGAGTGGAGAGCATTCTCAAAGGAGGAAAAGGACGACAGAAGCAGAACAGGCATACCGATGTCACTTGCAATGCACGACATGGGCCTTGCAACAGTCATAGGTCCTGAAGACAGGGATGCCTCAGGCAAGAGTCTCTCAAGCAGCGTTAGAAGCGCGATGGACAGGCTCAGAACCTGGGATGGCAGAAGCCAAGTCCATGAACCTGTTGACAGGAACCTGAGGCAGGCATTTAGTGAGCTTGACAGGCTTGCTGATAAGCTGAGCATCTCTGACGTAGTAGTTGAAAGGGCTGCATACATCTACAGGAAGGCTCTTGAAAGGGGTCTGGTCAGAGGGAGAAGCATAAGTGCGCTGATAGCTGCATCCGTATACGCTGCCTGCAGGGCAACAGAGACACCCAGAACTCTCAAGGATGTGACTGCTGCAAGCAGTGTCAAGAAGAAGGATATAGCAAGATGCTACAGGCTTCTGCTAAGAGAGCTTGACATAAAGATGCCGATAATGGACCCCATAAAGAATGTAAGCAGAATTGCTAGCAAGGCAGGTCTGACAGAGAAGACTAAGAGAAAGGCTGTTGAGATTCTGAAGAAGGCTATAGAATCAAGAAGTTCAGCTGGCAAAGATCCTATGGGACTTGCCGCTGCAGCTCTCTACGTTGCCTGTGTGCTCGAGGGTGAAAGTAAAACACAGAAGGATATAGCTGAGGCCGCAGGGGTTACAGAAGTAACGATAAGGAACAGGTACAAGGGGCTGAAGACAGCTCTGAAGATACAGGAACCAGCGCTGAGCGAAGCAGAACAGGGTCAGTCAATGTAG